One Antedon mediterranea chromosome 1, ecAntMedi1.1, whole genome shotgun sequence genomic window, ACACATGTATCTATTTTCGTAAAAAGAAGGAATTCTACATTCGGTAAACATAAAGCGGACACTACAATGTCAAGGCCTTTGAAACAACATTCTTGACTCATTATTGTAGCAtgcctaaataataaatttacacATAGGTGTTTTTGATAAGGAGGAATTGCCACTGTGACAAGCAGAAGAATGACTATCTGGTTACTGTTCCTatgtatctattatgttgtgtttattgttttatgtttttatgtaaaagggtcctgcgaaaacagaagtgtaaacttctctatgcaggatccttgccatcatttatgctatgaaactatatttataaaggatgagtaaataataattataattatttagtccgggacatacagtacagtacccaAACTTATATCTGCCATTGTGACAGCCAGTTCATCTCTCTGCATACCAGTATTCGTCTCTAGTACATCAATGTATGCGAGAGCTAGCCTTCCTTGTTTTGCAAACCCATGTTTTGGCTGCCACAGCAGAACATAATTTCCTCGTTACTGTACTGTGAAGAGGGTCCAGAAAAGTTCATtcttattgtttgttatttttggtaTGACCAAAGAGCCATAGTACTTTGTTATCGATTCTCTCATGTCATTTACTGTACTTTTCAGAAATCAACTTGCCCTTCCGGCTCATCTTGTTGTGCATTAAAAGATGGTTATTATGGATGTTGTCCTTTCGATGGTGCCGTTTGTTGCGATGATAAAAAACACTGTTGTCCATCAGGCTACACTTGCAGTTCTTCATCCTGCATCAAAGGCATTGTTACACTATCATTTACTGAAGTAATCACAAAGGTAATAGAAATATAGAATCTTATGACCACTATACACACACAACGCAGATCGGACAGGCGCTTTCCGCTGAGGATTCCATGGTTGTcagcttaccgttaccgctcgtctgtgtaaattggcgtTTAGGCGTATTCTACGGTTGATTATGAGCTCCTCAAATTATTTGCACTATTTGGATAGAAATGGCAAGCTACTGTAGATTTACTTCGTAGAAATTATTTGTCAAAATAATTGATAACTATTACTTTTACATTATTCAATTCCTATtcagtaatttttaaaattctttcgTTTTTATGACAATTGACATaacacaatttgttttttttaataaaacatatattataaataaaattgggtAGTTAAATTTTATACAGAAATTTTTCTGTCTATTTTGAAATCATTTACCATGTTTATTctcttttaaaaagaaaattggtAATGTTAAATGTCAGGATGGACAGTCATACTGCCCTCCAATGAGCACATGCTGTAAGCAAGATAATGGGTACGGCTGTTGTCCCCTGGAAAACGTAAGCAATTTATGCATGATCACATTAATAGTTATGCTAAAtcagccgattctcggtactgtatctatttccgaagtatcaatAGAGAAGGAATCTTTGGTAATACACCATctcatgtgtttcacatgtacagtacagtatctagTAGTCGGCAGTATAATTAACTTACAGGATTCAGGCAACGCAAGTGAATGACATGCTGTATTTAAtaccaaatatatatatacagtataaagatTCAGCACTGGGAATCTGGTGGCAAAATAgtaatttgtataattaaaaTAGGAGGAAAGAGAAAGGTAGAGGGTTtgcatttattttgatataagtTTCACAGATTTTCTGTTCTGTTttagatgtttattttttattccattTTAACTAGCATTTATATGTTGGTATTTTAATAGATTGAAATTTCATGACAGTGAATGAGTGATTATGAATCTAATATCTATCTAATATGTATAGTGCATTAAGGTGTAATACAATATTTCAAgtgaaaattattttcaatgtagGCTGAATGTTGCAGCGATGGCTTGCATTGCTGTCCAGAGGGCTACAAATGCGATATTGCTGGTGGTACTTGTGAAAACTACTCATCAACTGTTGAACTAATAAAGCACAGCCCTGCTCAACTGACCTTTGAAGCAAATCCTGTTACGCTTGAGGCGGTGATGTGTCCTGATGGTCAGTCTCAATGTCCAGATGGCAATACTTGTTGTAAACTAAGCAGTGGTCAATACGGATGCTGTCCACTACCTAGCGTAAGTGTCATCAAATATTCGTTAATACAGGAGTTATTTTCTAAGATACTATATAAAACGATAAGGTAACATGCATATTTGAATTACATCTTTTTGCTTATGTGTTTTTGCTtatgttaatttgtattttaggcCGTATGTTGTAGTGATGGTCTCCATTGTTGTCCAACTGGCTACACATGTGATGTCTCGGCAGGCACCTGTGCAAAGAGTGCCCTCACTGTCCCATGGACGATCAAAACTGAAGCTAAACAAGTTGTAACCACCAAGAACCCAGTTTGCCCTGATGGTCACTCACAATGTCCAGATAGCTACACTTGCTGTAAGATGTCCACAGGATTATGGGGATGTTGCCCACTACCAAATGTAattttcatatatatttttttctttctacaAGAAGCCAAATAtaataaacagtaaaataaagACTTGTAAAGCATTCTTTTTACAATGAATTTCATCTTGTGCCTTTTTAATCCGAATGTAGGCAGTATGTTGTGAGGATGGAATACACTGTTGCCCAAAAGACAACATTTGTGATGATGCCACGCCAGGTTGTATACATGGTGATATCCACACACCTTGGTACGAGAAAGTTCCAGCACTTTCTGTAGAATCTGTTGTATGTCCTGATGGTCAGTCTCAATGTCCAGATGGTAATACTTGTTGTAAACTAAGCAGTGGTCAATATGGATGCTGTCCACTTCCCAAAGTAAGATACGGTCTTGTCACAATATTATTGCCCGACACAAACACAAACtagtaataatatgtttaaatgatttaataGTCCAACAAATACAGTTCGTTTCAAATGGATATATTCAATGCACAATAACAGTCCACGCGACTCTGATCGTGTACTTCGGCGCTCACAATGAATTGTTCCATAGTGTTCCAGTTCCAAGGAtctgtgagtgagtggccgagcggttaagacagtggaaccgtaattacgtagccataacatcggcaggggttcgaggctcactcactccatggttctggtggtagaacgagtctcctcggataaggactataaaccgtaggtccagtgtaaacatctagctcgtgtgcactttaaagaacctagtacatctttcgtgactgaagaggtcacccagtataaatatatttcaatcaatcagtGCCTCTACACTACTTATTACAAATAGATCAGCTTCTCCTCCGACCATCTATAGTAACATAAAACATGCATTTTCTAATATTTAGGATTCCATAAGTAGAACACACTAATATATAAATAGTTTACAACTACTCTTATAACGATAGTAGTGCTCATGGTCGTTAGTTCCCCACTTTGGCTTATTTGAGTGCACAAGTTTAATACCTGCTGTCGCATAAGCTACCTTTTATTTACGTACTCTGAATAATGTGCCTTAGCTGAAGTGTACATCAACACTCGCTTAGCCCACATCTATTCTATACCAGTACTGTGCAACTACTAATCTAAACCTGTGGTATAACATTCTATCCtgctaatttgcataacaaGTGGTACCGTGTGCGCAGGTGAGCATCCAATCAGAGACTGCCATTTGTTACATACATACAGAAAAGTGTTCTACACTAATTAACTTGTATTGTAACAAGGGTGTAATGTAACTGAAAAACATAAATCTATTTTGTAGAACTTATTTTCTACCCATTACATTTTCTTACGGTTATTATACAAAAATCTGTTTACAGGCCGTATGTTGTAGTGATGGTCTCCATTGCTGTCCAAGTGGCTACACATGTGATGTCTCGGCAGGCACCTGTGCAAAGGGTGCACTCACTGTACCATGGCTAGAAAAAACTGAAGCCAAGTCTGTTATGCTTGAGAATGTCCAGTGCGATTCAACCCATTACTGTCCAGATGGCTCAACTTGTTGTAAACTAAGCAGTGGTCAGTATGGTTGCTGTCCAATTCCAAATGTAAGTTTATATTTTCATCTTCTCGCatcaaacatttatttcttcaaattataatataaaatcgTGAGTAAGAGTACATCAAATTGAGATAAATCCTTTATCAATAGTTTTTgtgaaatgtaatattcatttACTGTCTTTGTTTCAGGCTGTCTGTTGCAGTGATGGTCAGCATTGCTGTCCAAGTGGCTACACATGTGATGTCTCAGGAGGCACTTGTACAAGAGGTGCCCTCACTGTACCGTGGTTAGAAAAGACTGAAGCAAGATCTACTACTTTGGAATCTGTAGTATGTCCAGATGGTCAGTCTCAATGTCCAGATGGCAATACTTGTTGTAAACTAAGCAGTGGTCAATATGGATGCTGTCCACTTCAAAGCGTAAGATAACTtagcatttttaaattaaaacttattcaatacaattttcaattGTTGCAAGACTGTTAGTATAcgttaatttgtatttttaggcCATATGTTGTAGTGATGGTCTCCATTGCTGTCCAAGTGGCTACACATGTGATGTCTCGGCAGGCACCTGTACAAAGGGTGCACTGACGGTCCCATGGCTAGAAAAAACTGAAGCCAAATCTATTAAACTTGAAGCCGTTATGTGTCCTGATGGTCAGTCTCAGTGTCCAGATGGCAATACCTGTTGTAAACTAAGCAGTGGTCAATATGGATGCTGTCCACTTCAAAGCGTAAGATAACTtagcatttttaaattaaaacttattcaatacaattttcaattGTTGCAAGACTGTTAGTATAcgttaatttgtatttttaggcCGTATGTTGTAGTGATGGTCTCCATTGCTGTCCAAGTGGCTACACATGTGATGTCTCGGCAGGCACCTGTGCAAAGGGTGCACTCACTGTACCTTGGGTAGAAAAAACTGAAGCCAAATCTATTAAACTTGAAGCCGTTATGTGTCCTGATGGTCAGTCGCAATGTCCAGATGGCAATACCTGTTGTAAACTAAGCAGTGGTCAATATGGATGCTGTCCACTTCAAAGCGTAAGATAACTtagcatttttaaattaaaacttattcaatacaattttcaattGTTGTAAGACTGTTAGTtatgttaatttgtatttttaggcCGTATGTTGTAGTGATGGTCTCCATTGCTGTCCAAGTGGCTACACATGTGATGTCTCAGCAGGCACCTGTGCAAAGGGTGCACTCACTGTACCTTGGGTAGAAAAAACTGAAGCCAAATCTATTAAACTTGAAGCCGTTATGTGTCCTGATGGTCAGTCGCAATGTCCAGATGGCAATACTTGTTGTAAACTAAGCAGTGGTCAATATGGATGCTGTCCACTTCAAAGCGTAAGATAACTtagcatttttaaattaaaacttattcaatacaattttcaatagacacgtttcgcgctcgcgaccaatcagaaatagtgggtatagatttgtaaacaaaccgaacACCTCTCGCCTAGTGCGTGTTGAAGAATAGCGAAATGGCGACTGCCGAGTGCTTTTGTTGCAAGGTACATCATAAATGTTGCATATGTTGGATAAATCGTGAATTTAACTACACAAAATCACTGaataatattcctgtttttaattttcaaacacttGCTGAGTGGTTTGCGTCGGCTCCGAAGGATAGTGGCGCAAAATCTTGGAAATTTTTTAAGGACAGTACGTCCACGATGTGCTCGTGGCTCTCCGCCCGCCCGGTGGCGTTGCCTGATGCGGTACTTCGTCTACTAAGCCTAGGAGGCTTGGGTGTCTGTTTAAGCGCCGaagaacatcacataatacatggaagatgcaataggagcatgaagaagaatgaaagataataattaatatatttacgcaacatttgtaaataaaatcaacagttaacatgtattaaatgcacTGATGTAgtgtaatactaataatatatatatgtgtcaaaccaaaaatgacaatacataaataaagtcgatgattccgaaccaaatgcccaaataattctacagtgaatataaaacataagtttagaaaataaataacatccttaccatgccattccatcaaaaggctagttttgacgattgctttttaagatgatcatctctcagttctcccatgctttaacatacctctcgctgtgtttgtttaccattgtatacccactaaaaggtcaaactgacggtgacctcgcgaccgcgaaacgtgtctattgtTGCAAGACTGTTAGTATAcgttaatttgtatttttaggcCGTATGTTGTAGTGATGGTCTCCATTGTTGTCCAAGTGGCTACACATGTGATGTCTCAGCAGGCACCTGTGCAAAGGGTGCACTCACTGTACCTTGGGTAGAAAAAACTGAAGCCAAATCTATTAAACTTGAAGCCGTTATGTGTCCTGATGGTCAGTCGCAATGTCCAGATGGCAATACCTGTTGTAAACTAAGCAGTGGTCAATATGGATGCTGTCCACTTCAAAGCGTAAGATAACTtagcatttttaaattaaaacttattcaatacaattttcaattGTTGTAAGACTGTTAGTATAcgttaatttgtatttttaggcCGTATGTTGTAGTGATGGTCTCCATTGCTGTCCAAGTGGCTACACATGTGATGTCTCGGCAGGCACCTGTGCAAAAGGTGCCCTCACTGTACCATGGCTAGAAAAAACTGAAGCAATATCTATTAAACTTGAAGCCGTTATGTGTCCTGATGGTCAGTCGCAATGTCCAGATGGGAATACTTGTTGTAAACTAAGCAGTGGTCAATATGGATGCTGTCCACTTCCAAAAGTAAGATACTGTCTTTAGATTTTAACTTATTTTCTACCCCATTACATTTCGTTAAGGTTATTATACAAAATTCTTTTTACAGGCCGTATGTTGTAGTGATGGTCTCCATTGCTGTCCAAGTGGCTACACATGTGATGTCTCAGGAGGCACCTGTACAAAGGGTACACTCACTGTACCTTGGGTAGAAAAAACTGAAGCCAAGTCACTAAATCTGAAATCCGTAACATGTCCTGATGGCCAGTCTCAATGTCCTGATAATCATACATGCTGTGAACTTACTACTGGTCAATATGGATGTTGTCCACTACCAAATGTAAGAAACGATATATTTATAATCCTCTATCATGCCTCTTATCTTAAAACATGATTCTTTTCTCTATTTTGTACCATTCTGGAACAGTAGGTTGGgtttaagggtatgttcagatccatggaattatgctttcgtatcgcaagcaatgttatattataattagcgTCGTAACAGCCAAGTGTTCAGATTTGAGCAAACATCTGGTATTCGGGAGTAAATTGATTGGTTAAAGGTAAAAATCATGCATGACTTTCGTATTTTAAGCGTTGAGCTGTTTTAACGAACGAAAGATCAGTGTCGTAAGAGGTGGCTTCCACGAATCTTTTCCTGATTCAGACCCGTACACTTCGTACAATACAAAAGCATAAATcagtaggtctgaacaggcccttagaGGCATATCGATATGGAAATGGATTGGTATAAGGTCAAACTAGGCTGGTGTGTGTGACGGCGCTGCACTGTGGCAATCAGGttgatttatacagtatttgtctGAAACCCAATAAATACTATCGTATCGTTAGCTGACAACTTTCATGTTACAAAAGTTACTTATCCATTATGAATTTGTAAAACaattgttattcattttaatcTTAGGCCCAATGCTGCAGCGATGGCCAGCATTGTTGTCCAAAGGGATACAGCTGCGACAGCATTACAGCGACATGTCTCAAAGGCCTTCACACTGTACCATGGGTGTCTAAACAGCCTGCAAGTTTAAGAAACGTGATTTGTCCTGGTGGAAGAGCAGAGTGTGATACTGGGAATACATGTTGTAAACTCTCTAGTGGTGAATATGGGTGCTGCCCATTACcaaaggtaataataattatatcgaAATACTATTGAGCCAGTATGAGGCAGCCAGTATAGTTGCCTTCTATgaaaaattcaatttatattaataagtaataaataattattaacttcTCGCCCATAAAATAGTAGGCCTGACTATTTTGAAGGCACGGGTGCTGTTTACCATACCTTAAGAGCCAAAAATATTGTCATGGGGTAGAGTCCGACTCGCTTCTAGTTTTGGtagtggaacaagtcttctcggataaggactataaaccataggtcaacaagtgtacacagttataaaaTGTGTGCACATTAAAGAACCAAGTTCATCATTCAAGATGAGTAGGTGGTTACCTCGGTAAACTGCtattactattggtaatccttgacCATGTGccttaaaaaatgaattattaaattaaattgtttctgAAGGCTGTATGCTGTAGTGATAAGCTCCACTGTTGCCCAGAAGGACAGACTTGTGACACTAGTGAAGGAAAGTGCTTAAATGGTGACCAGAGTACACCATGGCTTACAAAGACAGCTGCTAGACCTGTCACTGATATACAAGCTATTGTCTGCCCTGATGGACGTTCACAGTGCCCAAATGGAAATACCTGCTGTGCGTCTAGGATTGGAACATGGTTATGCTGCCCTCTACGCaatgtaagtatttttttagctgccataaatcaaattaatactGACTAAAAAAGTTGCCATTTCTTTAAAGaggtattgtctcccaaaaacatgaaaaatgaagattaaatcagaatttgaataggttattttgtagttttaaataATCACTTTCGtaggaaaaaaaaccaaaaacactAATAAAGtaacataatacagtatatggtaaattcaaccaaaaatccattggctggcagcaaatttttgctttaaataatttttttcaggtaaataaattttgtttagatccaattttaaataattattatatatgacaatacatctttattaatcatttttattaatcatttttatagGCCGTTTGCTGTTCCGACGGCGTAAACTGTTGCCCATCTGGCTACACATGTAATGTGGTGCAAGGAACGTGTGTACGACAATCGGATATTGCAGAACTAATTTCTTTAATAAGTAATTAATACAACTCTCTACATTCCTAACATTTTGGAgctaatatttaaaataaattgttaaagcAATAGATATGTCGTAATCCTGATGTGCTACGTGtaaatgcaaaataaatttGGTGATTTACTAAAAATTAGTTTTGTCTTGAAATGACTTGACATATATAGGTGTACATTAGGCTTGAAGTATCATTGTTGCAATAGGCCTTATACATATTGACAGCTGactagacaaaaaaaaattatatttagcaATTTTTATGCCCAAGATTTATATTTCCTAGTTTTTGATAAGTGTGTTAGTTTGTATGGGTCCAACCGACCAGggtttttctatttaaaaactTAAACCAGAGCTCTGTAATAGAATTTTTACATATCTGTTCAGACagttaaaatatcaatgttttgTACAAATTAGGTTTATAAAATCATGTTCAAATTATTTTGTTGTCGGAATTGTTAATTGGAATAAACGGGCAGAGcaataattttgtaaaagcCCATAGATCACACACGTTTCTGGttatgtcatttatttatttttttatttcaacaatattttatgcgggtggtccatccagccgaagctgatcattagggaccctcacaaaatacgacgagacataaacatgtaacaataaaaattaaaataaaaataatttataaagataaaataaaaataaataaaataataggaaAAGGAAGCAACTAAACAAGAAGATGGTTTGATAGTATGGAACGCCAAGGACCAAATTGTTTCAAAATAGAAATATTGAGCCACTAAACTTAGTTACTTATCCACTGCATAATTTAATGTCGAATATTTCATCAAATTTGAATCCAGCAAAATCCGCGAATAGAAAGTGCATTTTAATAGACTAAATACATACATTACCGGAATGCAGATAATTTTCTCCGGACATGATCGTAAATTACGGTGCCATCGTAACTTACACAATTGCATCGTAAACTTGAAACCGTaaattaaagaataataaacatgtttacaGAGCGTTTTACTTGACATGAGTATTGGGTCTGTTACAGTTAGAAAGAAACCGTTTTGGGTGATATCGTCTGGGAAGTGCAGTATTAGCGGGGGCGGATTTCAAGGCGTGGAAACCGGCCCGGGCCCCctctaaatttcacaaattttaatgcaaaagataggacgtCAAAATTCACTACGTTTAGTACTGTTCTGGCCCCTCTTCCCCCTCCAAATCTCCGACATCTATAAAAATGATACTTTTTGGAAACTAAGATCAACTTCGAGAATATTTATTACGGGTTTTTAGTTTGGAAACCAAAATCTTCATCTGTCGCAAAAACCACACAAAGCGTACataatatttactttaaatataCGTTTTCAATccattattttaattcatagaAACTGAATTAACGTGGAATCCGGAagttatgtttaattataacAACTCGACACGACACATATATTAAACTGTTTGTTTGGTGTCAGCCATAGAACAAACATATGTACCAAAATGAAAAATGCAAGTTGAAAATCTTGCTGAGACGAAATGATTGACATGACGCATTTACGGATTCAACCTAAAGTTATGACATCCAAGTGCTAACAAAACGAGAAGTGATTGCATCCGTTCTAAGGAAAACAAGAACCGGAGCCTGATCCAAGTGTTTAACGTCGACTCCCCGTCGCGGACCACTCCCGTTTCAGCCAACCACGTACGTCCCCGACTTGACACGTCACTGGTTATGCGGTCTGCACATCACCAGGACCAGTCAGTTAGGTCGCTTAGCTATGCAAACATTATTCTTGTGTGTTAAGCCTATTGGGAGGCAATCAGTGCTACTCGGTGGTCTTGAGCAGGAATACTGATGGGCAGATGTAGACAAACCTACATTACAGGTCCGTCTTTATCGCAGCGGTATTGTTGCTATACCCGTCACGTGTCGAATTAGTCACACTGAGATACAATGTACTGACAATTTATTCCTAGCTATACCGTTAACATGAGAGAAATTTCGAAAAAtcgaaaaaatatatatattattttcatgtttaaaaaaacatgaacatACTACTTTTTTGTGTCCATTTTTCGTCAAAAAACCCCGATGACTTGGCTCATGACGTACGTCTATGCCCTATATAAATCTTAAATAAAGGtcgttattttttttgttttgcctTTTAACTAAGCTATTGGTTATCAATAAGGGACTTTTTGAAACACCTCAAAATAGGGCTACCATATTCACGTGTAAGTCCTAGCATTTCGTACGGCAGTATCGAAAGTTTTATCAATATGAATTTGTGGtttaaatattatgtacagtattcaaGGGAACAATTAGAAAACGACCCCATGAACCAGCAAAGTCTCCACTGAATAGGGATTGGTCGtattagtgttaaaacatatttccctTCGTTCACTTCACGGTAAAATGTCCTCTTTTTAGGTGGTGTGTGTCCCTTTCCCCCTCACAACAGAGGGTTTTACTGAAGATGCGctaatttttctatttataagCGCGTCGTATATTTCACCCCTCCCTGAAATATTCTACGTGAACTGGCATACTTTGGAGTTCATTGGTGACACCATGTCATCAGTGATGAATTTATGGATCCGGTTAATAGACGTTGACAAATTGACATGACTGACAGTTAACGACTGCTGAGAGTCTAGATATCCCGTTGCTATGAACTTAAGCTATTCGAACGTACGTCGTTTTTATAGCCTTAAGAACAGACTACCACAAGAGAACTTTATTACACATGTTATGTTATGGCATGGTAGACCTGAACTCATAAGCTGCACGTAATATGAAACAGCTTGTCACTATTAAAAACACAATGATTTTATGTCAACCCGTTCATCACCAACATCAGCACATAGGCCTAATGTCATTTAGGCCCGCAGTATGGTTAGATGCAATATTTTACACATTAGCACGTTTTATAGCGCAACATAACCCTTTCCACCCCATTCCATTCTTTTTAACTTTTCCTCTATTTTTTACGTTCGTAAAAATGAAAGTAAAAACAAACATGAAAGTCCCAGTGGTCTAAtata contains:
- the LOC140044910 gene encoding uncharacterized protein isoform X1 translates to MIFLMVLALLASVHADPILRFKPNNLNNQITCPDKSVCDDDNTCCELESGEYGCCPYVKATCCSDKAHCCPEGTTCDMAESKCLKGDISFPWMEKTKASPPGTIMCPDRQSYCPSSQYTCCKASIGKYECCPQPKATCCSDGQHCCPTGYTCDEATSMCTKGNIEMFWYEKLPAQKLPSLFEVQDVNCPDGKSTCPSGSSCCALKDGYYGCCPFDGAVCCDDKKHCCPSGYTCSSSSCIKGIVTLSFTEVITKKIGNVKCQDGQSYCPPMSTCCKQDNGYGCCPLENAECCSDGLHCCPEGYKCDIAGGTCENYSSTVELIKHSPAQLTFEANPVTLEAVMCPDGQSQCPDGNTCCKLSSGQYGCCPLPSAVCCSDGLHCCPTGYTCDVSAGTCAKSALTVPWTIKTEAKQVVTTKNPVCPDGHSQCPDSYTCCKMSTGLWGCCPLPNAVCCEDGIHCCPKDNICDDATPGCIHGDIHTPWYEKVPALSVESVVCPDGQSQCPDGNTCCKLSSGQYGCCPLPKAVCCSDGLHCCPSGYTCDVSAGTCAKGALTVPWLEKTEAKSVMLENVQCDSTHYCPDGSTCCKLSSGQYGCCPIPNAVCCSDGQHCCPSGYTCDVSGGTCTRGALTVPWLEKTEARSTTLESVVCPDGQSQCPDGNTCCKLSSGQYGCCPLQSAICCSDGLHCCPSGYTCDVSAGTCTKGALTVPWLEKTEAKSIKLEAVMCPDGQSQCPDGNTCCKLSSGQYGCCPLQSAVCCSDGLHCCPSGYTCDVSAGTCAKGALTVPWVEKTEAKSIKLEAVMCPDGQSQCPDGNTCCKLSSGQYGCCPLQSAVCCSDGLHCCPSGYTCDVSAGTCAKGALTVPWVEKTEAKSIKLEAVMCPDGQSQCPDGNTCCKLSSGQYGCCPLQSAVCCSDGLHCCPSGYTCDVSAGTCAKGALTVPWVEKTEAKSIKLEAVMCPDGQSQCPDGNTCCKLSSGQYGCCPLQSAVCCSDGLHCCPSGYTCDVSAGTCAKGALTVPWLEKTEAISIKLEAVMCPDGQSQCPDGNTCCKLSSGQYGCCPLPKAVCCSDGLHCCPSGYTCDVSGGTCTKGTLTVPWVEKTEAKSLNLKSVTCPDGQSQCPDNHTCCELTTGQYGCCPLPNAQCCSDGQHCCPKGYSCDSITATCLKGLHTVPWVSKQPASLRNVICPGGRAECDTGNTCCKLSSGEYGCCPLPKAVCCSDKLHCCPEGQTCDTSEGKCLNGDQSTPWLTKTAARPVTDIQAIVCPDGRSQCPNGNTCCASRIGTWLCCPLRNAVCCSDGVNCCPSGYTCNVVQGTCVRQSDIAELISLISN
- the LOC140044910 gene encoding uncharacterized protein isoform X2, whose amino-acid sequence is MIFLMVLALLASVHADPILRFKPNNLNNQITCPDKSVCDDDNTCCELESGEYGCCPYVKATCCSDKAHCCPEGTTCDMAESKCLKGDISFPWMEKTKASPPGTIMCPDRQSYCPSSQYTCCKASIGKYECCPQPKATCCSDGQHCCPTGYTCDEATSMCTKGNIEMFWYEKLPAQKLPSLFEVQDVNCPDGKSTCPSGSSCCALKDGYYGCCPFDGAVCCDDKKHCCPSGYTCSSSSCIKGIVTLSFTEVITKKIGNVKCQDGQSYCPPMSTCCKQDNGYGCCPLENAECCSDGLHCCPEGYKCDIAGGTCENYSSTVELIKHSPAQLTFEANPVTLEAVMCPDGQSQCPDGNTCCKLSSGQYGCCPLPSAVCCSDGLHCCPTGYTCDVSAGTCAKSALTVPWTIKTEAKQVVTTKNPVCPDGHSQCPDSYTCCKMSTGLWGCCPLPNAVCCEDGIHCCPKDNICDDATPGCIHGDIHTPWYEKVPALSVESVVCPDGQSQCPDGNTCCKLSSGQYGCCPLPKAVCCSDGLHCCPSGYTCDVSAGTCAKGALTVPWLEKTEAKSVMLENVQCDSTHYCPDGSTCCKLSSGQYGCCPIPNAVCCSDGQHCCPSGYTCDVSGGTCTRGALTVPWLEKTEARSTTLESVVCPDGQSQCPDGNTCCKLSSGQYGCCPLQSAVCCSDGLHCCPSGYTCDVSAGTCAKGALTVPWVEKTEAKSIKLEAVMCPDGQSQCPDGNTCCKLSSGQYGCCPLQSAVCCSDGLHCCPSGYTCDVSAGTCAKGALTVPWVEKTEAKSIKLEAVMCPDGQSQCPDGNTCCKLSSGQYGCCPLQSAVCCSDGLHCCPSGYTCDVSAGTCAKGALTVPWVEKTEAKSIKLEAVMCPDGQSQCPDGNTCCKLSSGQYGCCPLQSAVCCSDGLHCCPSGYTCDVSAGTCAKGALTVPWLEKTEAISIKLEAVMCPDGQSQCPDGNTCCKLSSGQYGCCPLPKAVCCSDGLHCCPSGYTCDVSGGTCTKGTLTVPWVEKTEAKSLNLKSVTCPDGQSQCPDNHTCCELTTGQYGCCPLPNAQCCSDGQHCCPKGYSCDSITATCLKGLHTVPWVSKQPASLRNVICPGGRAECDTGNTCCKLSSGEYGCCPLPKAVCCSDKLHCCPEGQTCDTSEGKCLNGDQSTPWLTKTAARPVTDIQAIVCPDGRSQCPNGNTCCASRIGTWLCCPLRNAVCCSDGVNCCPSGYTCNVVQGTCVRQSDIAELISLISN